A DNA window from Vigna angularis cultivar LongXiaoDou No.4 chromosome 1, ASM1680809v1, whole genome shotgun sequence contains the following coding sequences:
- the LOC108319393 gene encoding cytochrome b561 domain-containing protein At4g18260 — protein sequence MHTLWKPLASFYVSALLFSDCMAYEEGNHSSSHNNTNNKVYKMNQQKTSDIAVHGLLLWASTGFLMPLGILLIRGSIKAEPGSRRSKVLFYLHVGFQMLSVLLATVGAAMSLKKFENSFDNNHQKLGLALYGAILVQGLIGFFRPHRGKKERSYWYLLHWILGTIVSLTGVINIYTGLKAYHKRTLKSTTLWTILFTVEVTIIGLVYLFQDKVEYMKKQGVIIGSESSILSSIQDIPQSQTQKELLPVACGRKRNALENLFD from the exons ATGCATACCCTTTGGAAACCATTGGCTTCATTTTATGTTTCTGCTCTTCTATTCAGTGACTGCATGGCCTATGAGGAGGGCAATCACTCTAGTAGTCACAATAACACAAATAACAAAGTTTACAAG ATGAATCAACAGAAGACATCTGATATTGCAGTACATGGACTGCTACTGTGGGCTTCAACTGGTTTTTTAATGCCACTGGGAATACTTCTCATCAGAGGGTCCATTAAGGCAGAACCCGGATCTAGAAGGAGTAAAGTTCTCTTCTATCTCCATGTTGGTTTTCAG ATGCTTTCAGTACTTCTTGCCACAGTTGGAGCTGCAATGTCCctgaaaaagtttgaaaattcaTTTGATAACAACCATCAGAAGTTAGGCCTGGCACTTTATGGTGCTATATTGGTGCAAGGCTTGATTGGATTTTTCAGACCACACAG gggaaaaaaagagaggagTTATTGGTACTTACTACATTGGATACTGGGAACAATAGTTTCTCTTACGGGGGTCATCAACATTTACACTGGTTTGAAAGCCTACCATAAGAGAACCTTAAAAAGCACCACACTTTGGACTATCCTTTTCACTGTGGAAGTCACTATCATTGGATTGGTTTACCTCTTCCAAGACAAAGTGGAATATATGAAAAAGCAAGGAGTGATTATAGGAAGTGAGTCGTCAATTCTGTCATCTATCCAAGACATTCCTCAAAGCCAAACTCAAAAGGAGTTGTTACCGGTTGCATGTGGAAGAAAGAGAAATGCACTTGAGAATTTGTTTGACTAA